The Treponema sp. OMZ 790 genome includes the window ATATGTGAGATTAGAATAAAACAGAAAAAAGATTAAGGAGCTCCTATGAAAAAAATATTAAATAAACCTGAAGATTTTGTAGATGAGATGATTGAAGGAATTTTGCATGCTTATCCTAATAAGATAACTGCACTAAATGGGGACAAGAGGGTCATCGTAAACAAAACAAAAAAAGAAAACAAGGTCGGTATAGTTACTGCAGGCGGAAGCGGTCACTTACCTGTCTTTCTCGGTTATGTAGGAGATGGCATGCTGGATGGATGTGCTGTAGGAAATGTTTTTGCTTCTCCCTCCGCAAATAAAATGTATGAGATGATTAAAGCCTGTAACTTTGGTAAGGGAGTTTTATGCTTATACGGAAATTATGGAGGAGACAAGCTTAATTTTGAAATGGCTATGTCTATGGCCGAAATGGATGGTATAGAAGTAAAAGAAATAAGAGTAATGGATGATATTGCTTCTTCACCGCTTACGGCAAAGGATAAAAGGCGGGGTGTCGCCGGAATGGTGTTTGCTTATAAAATTGCCGGAGCCGCAGCACAAAACGGCTATGACCTTGAAAAACTTATTTCGGTTACCGAAAGAGCTCTTGATAACATGCGTACAATGGGAATAGCTTTATCTCCATGTATAGTACCTGAAGTAGGTAAGCCTACATTTTCGATCAATGAAGATGAGATGGAAATAGGAATGGGCATTCATGGGGAAGTAGGTATAGAAGTTTCAAAGATAAAAACTTCAGCCGAGGTTGCAAAAATGATTTTTGACAAAATTGCAACAGAGCTTTCTTTTTCGGGCGGTGATGAGCTTGCCGTAATGATTAACGGTCTCGGTGCTACCCCGCTTGAAGAGTTGTTTATTATCTATCGGGATTTATTTAATATTTTAGACGGATTGGGGGTAAAAGTAGTGAGCCCTCACATAGGAGAATTTGCAACTTCCATGGAGATGGCAGGGCTTTCAATTACGATTATGAAATTGGATAATGAGTTAAAGACCTTACTTTTCCATGATGCAAATACTCCCTTTTATACTAATGCCAATAAAAAGTAGGAAGCCGACATGATTACAAAAAATATAATTCTGAATGTATTATCTGAAATAGCAAAAACTATGGAAGATGAAAAAGATTACCTCATTGAGCTTGACCAGCAAAACGGTGATGGTGATTTGGGGATATCCATGAGTGCCGGATTCAACGCTGCACTTAATGCTTTTAAAGACGATTCCGGAGAAGATATCGGTCTTGGTATTCTCAAAGCTGCGATGACTTTTAACGAAAAAGCTCCTTCAAGCTTAGGTACCATATTATCATTCGGATTAATGGCTATGGGAAAAACTTTTAAAGGAAAAAAGGTGCTGACTTCGGAAGAGTTTGTCTCGGGTTTTTCTAAATTTAACGAAGAGATTATGAACAAGGGAGGGGCTAAGCCCGGAGAAAAAACTATTGTCGATACTCTTGTTCCTACCGAAAAATATATTCGTGAAAATGTAGGAAAAATTTCAAATACGGATCTTATAAAGAGCGCGGAGCAGATTGCAAAAGAAAGTTCAGATGCAACTCGTAATATGAAGTCGGTACATGGACGAGCCGCTTATTATGCAGAAAAAAGCATCGGTGTTCTTGACGGCGGTTCTTATGCCGGATATTTGATATTCAAAGCATTAAATAATTTTATGATAGATGGAGGAAAAAATGAAAGAAAAAAGAAAATTGATTTTGGATGCTTTTAGCAACAAAGAGGTTCACAGGGTTCCTGTTGGTTTTTGGTGGCATTTTGCTGATGAGTACAGGCAGTTTCGCGGTTTGTTGGATGACGGGATTATTCAAGCAACAATTGACGGTACAAAAAAAATGTATGACGATTTAAAACCTGATATGGTAAAAATAATGTCTGATGGTTTTTTCGGTCATCCGTCAATTATGGAAAATGATATTAACAATATTGCTGATGTTAAAAAGATCAAATCTATAGGAAATGCCTCTCCTTGGTATGATAAACAAATTGATATGGTTAATGAAATTTTAGATCACTTTGATGGAGAAGTTGCCGCATTTTATAATATTTTTGCTCCGTTAAACTATATCAGATTGTATACAGAGTGCTATAAAAAGCAACCTGATTTGTTTGTTAAACTTTTTTTTGAAGATGCTGATGCTGTGCTGAATGCTTCTTTAGCAATTGCAGATGATTTGATTGTTCTTGCCGATAAGCTTAAAAGCAAAACAAAACTTGACGGAATTTATTACAGTGTTCAAAGTGTTCAGTCGCAAGATGCAGATCTAAAATTCCATCAGAAATATGTTTTGCCTTCCGATAAAAAAGTTCTTGATAAAATAAACGCTCTTTGGGACAATAACATTCTTCATATCTGCGGTTATGCCGATTATACAAATAATTTATCTTTCTATAAAGATTATAAAGCTAAGGTTTATAACTGGGCTGTAAATACGGAAAAACTTTCTTTGGCAGAAGGAAAAAAATTCTTTGGAAATGCCTGTGTTTTGGGCGGCTTTGATAATAACAGAGGTACCCTTATTGATGTAGGCCCGGATATCGAGATTGAAAACTGCGTTGAGAAATTGATAAAAGAAGCCGGTACTACAGGCGTTATTATCGGCGCGGATTGCACTATTGCTCCAGAAATAGGACTAAAACGGCTCGGTGAGATCAGAAACTATGCAGAAAAGTATAGCAAAAAATAAAGTGTAGGAGTTATTTATATAAATCCTAAAGGAGGGTATAAAATGAAAAAAATGTTTTTTGGCGGCACCATTTTGACCATGGAAAAACAAGAAGCTCAAGAAGCTGTTGTCTTTGAAAATGAGAAAATTTTATTTGTAGGTACTGAAAGTGAAGCAAAAAAAAACTACAGCGATGCTGAACTAATAGATCTTAAAGGAAAAACTCTTTTACCCGGTTTTATTGATTCTCATTGCCATATGAGTTTTTCGGGAGAAATGATGACTCTCCCAACGGTTTTTGAAGCTGGCTCTGTTGAATGTGTTTTAAAAAAACTTAAAGATGAGGCCTCTAAATTACCGAAAGGCGATGTTCTATTTGTTAATGGATATGGGGGTACACCTATTAAAGAAGATCGTCTTTTAACATTGAAAGAAATGGATGGAGCTGTTCCCGAAAATCCTTTATTTCTCCGTACTGCAGGAACTCACGGTACATTGGTAAATTCCAAAGGCTTGGAACTGGTTACTAAAGAAGCCGAAAAAAATAATCTTATTATTAGTGACCAGGATAAAAAAGAAGGATTTTTGCGCAATGAGGCAAATTTGTTTGCTTTTTCAATTGCGCCTAAATGGATGTCGGCTGAACAAAAGAAAAAAGCCAGAGCTAAGATGATTCATGAATGTGTCAGTAACGGAATAACTGCTGTTCATACACTTGAAGGATGGAGCGCTGTAGATGATCCTGCTGTAGATTCTCTTTTGAAGGATAAGGATGAAATACCGTTTCATCTTAGAATTTATTACCAAACGACTAATGTTAATGAAGTAGTAAAACGGGGATTAAAGCAAATTGGAGGCTGTTTTAATTGTATTCTGGATGGTGATGTAGAACCCGGAACTGCTGCTTTTAGGGAACCTTACACCAATAATCCAAAAAATTACGGAAATCTTTATTTTACACAAGAGCGTTTGGAAAACTTTTTTAGAGAGGCTCATAAAGCCGGTCTTCAAATTTGTATGCATGCTATCGGTGATGCAGCTATTGAGCAAGCATTAAAAGCATACAAAAAAGTCTTAAATGAATTCCCCAAAGAAAATCATCGTCACAGGGTTGAGCATTTTGAAGTGTCTTCGTATGATTTGATGGATTTAGCGAAAGATCTGAATGTTGTATTGAGTATGCAGCCCGTATTTGATTATTATTGGCCGTATGAAAATTATCTGCCGCATATTGGACCTGAGAGGGCTGCAATGAAATGTGCCTTGCGTCCGATTTTAGATCGCGGCATAAAGGTAGGAGGAGGTTCGGATTCTCCTGTAACTTCAATGAACCCTATGTTAGGTATTCATGCAGCTGTTAATCACAGTGTTCCTGCATCAAGAATCACTGTAGAAGAAGCTCTACGAATGGTAACGATTGATGCTGCATATATTGGTTTTGAGGAAAATGAACGCGGCAGCATAAAGGTAGGCAAAGAAGCAAGTTTTGTAATCGTATCGGATAACCCCATGAATTATCCGACTGAAAAACTCGATAAAATAGAAATATTGGAAACTATTTATAGCGGAAAAACCGTATGGAAAAAAGCATAATAAGCTGTTATCCTAACTTTTTTTGAGGTGTGCAATATTTTTTTACAAAACCGCAAGGCCGATAGGTCATTTTTGCTTGGCGCAGCCCCTCGTTACCTAGATCTTGTTCTCGGTTTATAAATTCTACTGTTTCAGGTAGCGCTCGTGCTGTTGCTCTATTTATAAACTGGTACACACCGCGGTATGTATCTATGGCTTTTTCAAAATGGACTAAAAACATTTTACCATTTGCAATATATTCGCCTAGAGACCATGCTGCGGGTTTACCATCAACATAAACAATCCATCCTTCCAGGTTTGTAAATGTAAGCATTTCCAGCGCACCAATACATTGATCATAATCCGAACCTTGGTTTTCGCCTCTGTTTGCATGCCATTCATCTAAAACAGCACAGGCATCGACTTTATTTTGTTCATTTAAAGGACGTACTTCCCAAGCATAAGCATTTTCAAACCCATTTGCAAAATTTCTTTTTTTATGTAATGCTTTTCCTGCAAGTAAGGCAAGGCTTTCTCTTGTGTATAAATAATCTTCATTGTCTCTATCTTCGTATGGTTCATAACCTAGTTTTGTTATATAATCTGAAAACTTATCATACAAAGTCTGACTTATATTTTTCCACCTGCCATAATTTTCAAGTAAAAAGCATAGTTCTTTCTCTTGAGGGATACCTCCCATAACAAGAAAAAATTTTCCTTTTGCATCGCAGCCTGTGACCACAAAGGTTGCGGATGGTAATCGGCTTATCTCATAACCGTATTTCAGACGGTGTAAATATAGACTAATAAATGTGAATTCGGAAATGCCATCCGATAAATTATTCAAAAGAGGATATAATTCTTTGTGCATAGAATCCGAAATAGGTAAGAAATTTGGAAAATTCAATATAATACTCATTTTTTAAATGTAATGCATTTTATTGAAAAAGTCAAAGCAATATATAAATTTTTTGTTTCCGGCTGGTATTCCTACTTCCTCCTTAAAAGATAGACAAAAAAAGGACCGCCGACCAGGGCCATCAGGGTTCCGACGGGTAGTTCGACGGGAGCCGCTATTGTGCGGGCGAAGGTGTCGGTGATGAGCAAAAATATCCCTCCGTTTAATATTGAAAGAGGTAAAAGATATTTGTAGTTGGGGCCTGTGATAAGCCGCACGATGTGGGGAATTACAAGGCCTACAAAGCTTATGACCCCGACAAGGGAGGTGGAAATAGCCGCCAAAAAAGAGGCCGTGAGCGAAATTAAAATTCGGCTCCTTGTGATGTTCAAACCTAAACTGCCTGCCTTTTCGTCTCCGAATAAGAGGAGGTTGGCGGGGCGTATGGCTGCAAGGGCGGCGGCAAGGCCTATGAGGGAGTAGGGCAAGATGAGCTTCACGTCATACATACTGCGCCCGGAAAGGTTTCCGCTAAGCCAGAGCATTATGCTTTGAATCTTGTCGCTGTTTAAGATTGTGATAAGGTAGCTTACTCCCGCAAAAAAAGCGTTGACTGCAACACCTGCCAAAATAAGTCGGACGGTTTTTACTCCGCCCTTCCATGCCAAGAGGTAAACCAAGACTGCCGCACCCATTGCTCCTATAAATGCAAAGAGGGGGGCTGCCGTAACAAATTGCGGAAAAATCAAGAGGGCCAGTAAGAGGCCTAACTTTGCTCCGCTCGAAATGCCTATTATCCCGGGGTCTGCCAAAGGATTTTGAATAACCGCTTGGAGAAGAGCTCCCGAAGCTGCAAGGTTGGCTCCGACTATGAGGGCTAAAATAATTCTTGGAATTCTTATGTCCCAAATAATTATTGCAAAATCGGAAGCTTCGTTAAAGAATATGATTTTTATAATCTCATGAACGGGAATCTTTGTGCTGCCGAAATAGATTGCGGCCAAAACGGATATTGCCAGAAGAACACAAGAAATAAAGAGAAAGATGAGCATTTTTCTTCGGCGTTCTTCCAGCATTTTTTTTACCTTTTAGAATTTAGTTTTCGGTTTCTCCGTAGATTATTTCTTTTAAATTCTCGACAGCATACATTATTTTGATGTTCCGTGAGACGGTATATAAATTACTGTCCAGGTCATAGATTTTATCTTCTTTTACGGCCTTTACCTTCTGCCAAATTTCGTTTTTGGCAAATTCGGCTCTGAGGCTTTCGGCTGTGTCTTCGGCCTTTGTGTGGGTTAATCTTATGATTACGTCGGGCTGATGTTTTACGATTTCTTCTATGTTTACGGGAACATAGGTTTTGTCGAAGTTTCCGATACCGTTTGCGATGTTGTGAATCTTCAAAACTTCCATTAGACTTCCGGTGTAGCAGTTTCTTGTTCCCATCATCAGTTTTTTGGGAGAACCTAAAAGCATCAATACCTTGGGGCTTTTTTTGCCGTTAACTGAGCGGCGTACTTCAAGGGTTTTAGCTTCGATGGTTTGAATTACATGCTCGGCTTCCTTTTGTTTTGAAGTCAGCTCTCCCAACTGTCTGATTGTGTTTAAACATGCCTCATAAGAATTTAAATCGATATATTCCGTTTTTATGTTTTGGTTTTGAAAGAGCTTATCCAATGTCGGTTTTGAACCCAGGGAGGCGAGATAAATTTCGGCATTCAGCCTTTTAACTACTTCAAGATCCGGCTGCATGGGTTTTCCGATTTTTTCGGTCTTTGCATAAAGCTCGGGCATAGGATGGCGGCTTGAAGGAACGCCTACAACGTTTTTATAACCGAGGTCGTCTAAAATTTCGACTATGGACATGGTGCCTGCAATAACACGAGGTCCTGCTTCAGCTGCGGTGCGGTCAGGTAAATCCTTTTTATCTTGTTCAAAAAAATCATTGATTTTTGAACAGCTTGCGATAAATAATGTTAAAGCAAAAATTAGTGTAAATAGTTTATTTGTCTTCATAGCCGGGTATTTTAATGGTATAGCCGAAAAAAATCAAGCCCGGCAGAAAAATGGTAATACCCTTACAAAACTTGCTGATCTATGATATAATACAACAGGTGAGGAAACGGCTATGAGTACGGCAAATAGAAAATACAAAGATTCGGTCTTTGTCGATTTGTTCAGCGAAGACGAAAAAGCCAAAGAAAACTTTTTGTCGCTATATAATGCCTTGCATGGTACAAAACTACAGCTTTCTTGTCCTGTAGAAAATATAAGGCTCGATAATGTCATGTACATGAGCATCATAAACGACGTTTCATGCCTTGTAGACGGTAAAATCATAGTGTTGGCTGAGCATAAATCCACAATCAACGAAAACATGCCTTTACGTTTTTTAGAGTACATAGCAAGGCTGTATGAAAAGCTTCAAAAACCAACAGACAAATATCTAAGAAAATTGTCAAAAATACCGACACCCGAATTTTATGTCTTTTACAATGGTGTTGAAAATTATCCTGAAACTACAACATTAAAGTTGTCGGATGCCTTTATTACAAGGCCCGTCCCCCTACCCTTGGAGCTGACGGTTCAGGTTTTAAACATCAATACGGATAAAGCAAATAAAGTTCTGGCTGCATGTAAACCGCTTGAAGAATACAGCCTCTTTGTAGAAGAGGTAAGAAAGCAAACACAACTCGATTCTGAAAACGGCTTTACCAATGCGGTAAAGACATGCATAGAAAAAGGAATCTTAAAAGAATACTTAATGAGAAAATCACGGGAGGTAATCAATATGTTAATAGCAGAATACGATTATGATACGGATATCGCAGTACAGCGTGCAGAAGAACGAGAAATAGCTTTCGCCGAGGGTGAAGAAAGCGGCTCTTATCAAACCAAACTTGAAACGGCAAGATTGATGAGATATGAAAATCTTGGCATTGAGCTGATTTCTAAGATTACGGGACTATCTAAAGAGGAAATAGACTCATTATAGAAATCAACATGCCGTTAATCAAATATGATTATGAAAATGGGGGAACGCAAAGGCGACCTTCTTACTAAAGATACCTTCAAAACCTTTGCGTCCTTGGCGAGCTTAGCGGTTAAGTTAAAATTTTCTATTTCTTTTTGAGATGAAGTTCAGGCAGATTCGGCTTGGCATCTTTAACCAAGGCTGCCTTGTTTTCGTTTTGAATTTCTTGGTAGATTTCTTCACGGAAAACCTTGACTGAAGCCGGAGCATCCACTCCGATTTTTACCTGATCGCCCCGAATGTCGATTATGGTGATTTCTATATCGTCGCCGATAAGTATTTTTTGATTTGTTTTACGGGAAAGTATGAGCATCAGTTCCTCCCCGCCGCGTTCAATTCGGCAAGAATATCGTGTTTGGTATTCCATTTTCCGTCATTTAAGACAGCCTGAAAAGCCTTTTTATTCTTTTTGTTTATGATGAGAGGGCCCTGCAAGTTTGCTGTGATGGGGCCTCCCGCAGGCGGAATTGTAACAAGGGCAAAAACCAAGAGGTCTTTGGGCGATTCTGCCTTTATCGGTTTTAATAATTCGTCGTCTATGTCCAGCTCATAATCGGGTCTGAATAAGAACGGATCAATAACGATAAAGGCTAAATTTTCATCATCAAGAGACTGCACCCAAAAGAAAGGCTCTTTTCCTGAATCCAACAGGGCATATTTATGAAATTCTTCAAATCCGTAAAATCCGTCAACCAATTCAATTATCTGTTCATCTTGAATTTCAACAAGCCCCATAGCTTTTGTCTTAATTTCCATCTTAAATTCCATCCTATCGTAAGTAGTTTAAAAGAGAATCTCTGTAAAGCCTTCCCAATACGCTTAAAGAAGCTTGATGAGTGTGTTCAAACATCTTTAAGTCGGTGATAGCCTTTGTAATGTCAAGGTCAGCTTCTCTGGATTCTGCTGCAGTTACATTTAAAGTCTGCGTGTCGATTCGGGCTAATATGACCTCAGCCCTTGCATACTTGGAACCTGTTTCGGCCATTCTTGTAGTAAGATTATGTATACCCTCATCGAGACTTCCCAAAATCTTTCCACCCAAGGCTTCTTGATCGCCCGAAAGAAAGGCATCGCGCACGGCAATTGCTGCATCAAAAATAGAGCCTCCTGAAACGCGTACCGAATTTGCCAAATTATAGGGAGGTCTTTGCTCGGCCTTTATCAAGCCCAGTTCCGATAAAACCGTGCTTCCTTCGGCATCTCTTAGCCAAAGCTGGCGTGCATCGGTGGTTGTTAAGTTTAAACCGCTTGTAATTGGGTCTAGACTTGCCTTTACGGCTGCTCCCGAATCGTTTATCTTTGAGATAATTGCATGAACATTGTCTCCTGCAATTAAAGGAATTTCAACCCCGTCAACCTCGATGCTTGTGTCTTCCTTTATGACAAAGTTGCTTGCATCAGTTTCCGAAATAAGAATTTGCTGTTCGGCCCAAAATACCCTGTTTCCGGCCTGATCTGCCCTCATAAAAGAAAGTTCATCGGTTTCAACTTCTTTTGAATCGACTGTGCCGTTATATCTAACCTGAGTTATAAGGGCTGAACCTGCTCCGTCCACATCCCCCATTACGGTTTCAAAGGGCTCGG containing:
- a CDS encoding dihydroxyacetone kinase subunit DhaK, yielding MKKILNKPEDFVDEMIEGILHAYPNKITALNGDKRVIVNKTKKENKVGIVTAGGSGHLPVFLGYVGDGMLDGCAVGNVFASPSANKMYEMIKACNFGKGVLCLYGNYGGDKLNFEMAMSMAEMDGIEVKEIRVMDDIASSPLTAKDKRRGVAGMVFAYKIAGAAAQNGYDLEKLISVTERALDNMRTMGIALSPCIVPEVGKPTFSINEDEMEIGMGIHGEVGIEVSKIKTSAEVAKMIFDKIATELSFSGGDELAVMINGLGATPLEELFIIYRDLFNILDGLGVKVVSPHIGEFATSMEMAGLSITIMKLDNELKTLLFHDANTPFYTNANKK
- a CDS encoding dihydroxyacetone kinase subunit L, with the protein product MITKNIILNVLSEIAKTMEDEKDYLIELDQQNGDGDLGISMSAGFNAALNAFKDDSGEDIGLGILKAAMTFNEKAPSSLGTILSFGLMAMGKTFKGKKVLTSEEFVSGFSKFNEEIMNKGGAKPGEKTIVDTLVPTEKYIRENVGKISNTDLIKSAEQIAKESSDATRNMKSVHGRAAYYAEKSIGVLDGGSYAGYLIFKALNNFMIDGGKNERKKKIDFGCF
- a CDS encoding uroporphyrinogen decarboxylase family protein, with amino-acid sequence MKEKRKLILDAFSNKEVHRVPVGFWWHFADEYRQFRGLLDDGIIQATIDGTKKMYDDLKPDMVKIMSDGFFGHPSIMENDINNIADVKKIKSIGNASPWYDKQIDMVNEILDHFDGEVAAFYNIFAPLNYIRLYTECYKKQPDLFVKLFFEDADAVLNASLAIADDLIVLADKLKSKTKLDGIYYSVQSVQSQDADLKFHQKYVLPSDKKVLDKINALWDNNILHICGYADYTNNLSFYKDYKAKVYNWAVNTEKLSLAEGKKFFGNACVLGGFDNNRGTLIDVGPDIEIENCVEKLIKEAGTTGVIIGADCTIAPEIGLKRLGEIRNYAEKYSKK
- a CDS encoding amidohydrolase, which codes for MKKMFFGGTILTMEKQEAQEAVVFENEKILFVGTESEAKKNYSDAELIDLKGKTLLPGFIDSHCHMSFSGEMMTLPTVFEAGSVECVLKKLKDEASKLPKGDVLFVNGYGGTPIKEDRLLTLKEMDGAVPENPLFLRTAGTHGTLVNSKGLELVTKEAEKNNLIISDQDKKEGFLRNEANLFAFSIAPKWMSAEQKKKARAKMIHECVSNGITAVHTLEGWSAVDDPAVDSLLKDKDEIPFHLRIYYQTTNVNEVVKRGLKQIGGCFNCILDGDVEPGTAAFREPYTNNPKNYGNLYFTQERLENFFREAHKAGLQICMHAIGDAAIEQALKAYKKVLNEFPKENHRHRVEHFEVSSYDLMDLAKDLNVVLSMQPVFDYYWPYENYLPHIGPERAAMKCALRPILDRGIKVGGGSDSPVTSMNPMLGIHAAVNHSVPASRITVEEALRMVTIDAAYIGFEENERGSIKVGKEASFVIVSDNPMNYPTEKLDKIEILETIYSGKTVWKKA
- a CDS encoding DUF2156 domain-containing protein, which gives rise to MNFPNFLPISDSMHKELYPLLNNLSDGISEFTFISLYLHRLKYGYEISRLPSATFVVTGCDAKGKFFLVMGGIPQEKELCFLLENYGRWKNISQTLYDKFSDYITKLGYEPYEDRDNEDYLYTRESLALLAGKALHKKRNFANGFENAYAWEVRPLNEQNKVDACAVLDEWHANRGENQGSDYDQCIGALEMLTFTNLEGWIVYVDGKPAAWSLGEYIANGKMFLVHFEKAIDTYRGVYQFINRATARALPETVEFINREQDLGNEGLRQAKMTYRPCGFVKKYCTPQKKLG
- a CDS encoding iron ABC transporter permease; the encoded protein is MLEERRRKMLIFLFISCVLLAISVLAAIYFGSTKIPVHEIIKIIFFNEASDFAIIIWDIRIPRIILALIVGANLAASGALLQAVIQNPLADPGIIGISSGAKLGLLLALLIFPQFVTAAPLFAFIGAMGAAVLVYLLAWKGGVKTVRLILAGVAVNAFFAGVSYLITILNSDKIQSIMLWLSGNLSGRSMYDVKLILPYSLIGLAAALAAIRPANLLLFGDEKAGSLGLNITRSRILISLTASFLAAISTSLVGVISFVGLVIPHIVRLITGPNYKYLLPLSILNGGIFLLITDTFARTIAAPVELPVGTLMALVGGPFFVYLLRRK
- a CDS encoding ABC transporter substrate-binding protein produces the protein MKTNKLFTLIFALTLFIASCSKINDFFEQDKKDLPDRTAAEAGPRVIAGTMSIVEILDDLGYKNVVGVPSSRHPMPELYAKTEKIGKPMQPDLEVVKRLNAEIYLASLGSKPTLDKLFQNQNIKTEYIDLNSYEACLNTIRQLGELTSKQKEAEHVIQTIEAKTLEVRRSVNGKKSPKVLMLLGSPKKLMMGTRNCYTGSLMEVLKIHNIANGIGNFDKTYVPVNIEEIVKHQPDVIIRLTHTKAEDTAESLRAEFAKNEIWQKVKAVKEDKIYDLDSNLYTVSRNIKIMYAVENLKEIIYGETEN
- a CDS encoding Rpn family recombination-promoting nuclease/putative transposase, whose product is MSTANRKYKDSVFVDLFSEDEKAKENFLSLYNALHGTKLQLSCPVENIRLDNVMYMSIINDVSCLVDGKIIVLAEHKSTINENMPLRFLEYIARLYEKLQKPTDKYLRKLSKIPTPEFYVFYNGVENYPETTTLKLSDAFITRPVPLPLELTVQVLNINTDKANKVLAACKPLEEYSLFVEEVRKQTQLDSENGFTNAVKTCIEKGILKEYLMRKSREVINMLIAEYDYDTDIAVQRAEEREIAFAEGEESGSYQTKLETARLMRYENLGIELISKITGLSKEEIDSL
- the csrA gene encoding carbon storage regulator CsrA, with amino-acid sequence MLILSRKTNQKILIGDDIEITIIDIRGDQVKIGVDAPASVKVFREEIYQEIQNENKAALVKDAKPNLPELHLKKK
- a CDS encoding flagellar assembly protein FliW — translated: MEIKTKAMGLVEIQDEQIIELVDGFYGFEEFHKYALLDSGKEPFFWVQSLDDENLAFIVIDPFLFRPDYELDIDDELLKPIKAESPKDLLVFALVTIPPAGGPITANLQGPLIINKKNKKAFQAVLNDGKWNTKHDILAELNAAGRN
- a CDS encoding flagellar hook-associated protein 3, with translation MMKRISTNIQHTDSNFSMRNQESRLHNLNNQIQSQRRINQLRDDPVSAGHSVRYKSFLARLERFEKNTKTLRDQYMSAETYMNNSLQVIHRLRELSVQGANGTYTPDDLKDMAAEADELLKELVQNGNAVNSDGVRVFSGTKSFTEPFETVMGDVDGAGSALITQVRYNGTVDSKEVETDELSFMRADQAGNRVFWAEQQILISETDASNFVIKEDTSIEVDGVEIPLIAGDNVHAIISKINDSGAAVKASLDPITSGLNLTTTDARQLWLRDAEGSTVLSELGLIKAEQRPPYNLANSVRVSGGSIFDAAIAVRDAFLSGDQEALGGKILGSLDEGIHNLTTRMAETGSKYARAEVILARIDTQTLNVTAAESREADLDITKAITDLKMFEHTHQASLSVLGRLYRDSLLNYLR